In the genome of Pseudomonas sp. HS6, one region contains:
- a CDS encoding SDR family NAD(P)-dependent oxidoreductase has protein sequence MSNSKKTVVITGASQGLGEGMVKAFRELGYNIVATSRSIKPSNDPQILTIAGDIGDPATAQRVISEGVARFGRIDTLVNNAGIFVAKPFTAYTPEDYAAVLSVNLNGFFYITQLAIAEMEKQGKGHVVNITTSLTDHAVDGVPSVLASLTKGGLNAATKSLAIEYAKRGIRVNAVSPGIIKTPMHGEETHAALGALHPVGHMGEIDDIAQAVVYLDNASFVTGEILHVDGGQSAGH, from the coding sequence ATGAGCAACTCGAAAAAAACCGTTGTCATCACTGGCGCCTCCCAAGGTCTGGGCGAAGGCATGGTCAAGGCCTTCCGTGAACTGGGCTACAACATCGTCGCCACCTCGCGCTCGATCAAACCGTCGAACGATCCGCAGATCCTGACCATCGCCGGCGACATCGGCGACCCGGCCACCGCTCAACGCGTCATCAGCGAAGGCGTGGCCCGCTTCGGCCGCATCGACACCCTGGTCAACAACGCCGGCATCTTCGTCGCCAAACCGTTCACCGCCTACACACCGGAAGATTACGCGGCGGTGCTGTCGGTCAACCTCAACGGCTTCTTCTACATCACCCAACTGGCCATCGCCGAGATGGAAAAACAGGGCAAGGGCCACGTGGTCAACATCACCACCAGCCTGACCGACCACGCGGTCGACGGCGTGCCCTCGGTCCTCGCGTCACTGACCAAGGGCGGCCTCAACGCCGCCACCAAATCCCTGGCCATTGAATACGCCAAACGCGGGATCCGGGTGAACGCGGTATCGCCAGGCATCATCAAGACGCCGATGCATGGCGAGGAAACCCACGCGGCACTGGGCGCGCTGCATCCGGTTGGGCACATGGGCGAGATCGACGATATTGCGCAGGCTGTGGTGTATCTGGATAACGCGAGTTTTGTCACTGGCGAGATTCTGCATGTGGATGGTGGGCAGAGCGCTGGGCACTGA
- a CDS encoding DsbA family oxidoreductase produces MTSTVTIDFVSDVVCPWCALGATALEQAIGNLAGEVSVALTYKPFELNPDMPAEGEPAVQHLMRKYGRTAEDVAAGKKMQIERGKAIGFEFDLEKRTHFHNTFDAHRLLMWAAQEGRQIALKKILLRAYFRDGDNPNDHPTLIRLATEAGLDAARARKVLANDEFASEVRQLQAFYRQHGINSVPALILNGKHLVSGSQSVEYYEQMLKQLATA; encoded by the coding sequence ATGACCTCGACCGTGACCATCGATTTCGTCTCCGACGTGGTGTGCCCCTGGTGCGCGCTCGGGGCGACAGCGCTGGAGCAGGCGATCGGCAATCTGGCCGGCGAGGTTTCGGTGGCGCTGACCTACAAGCCCTTCGAACTCAACCCGGACATGCCCGCCGAAGGCGAACCAGCGGTGCAGCACCTGATGCGCAAATACGGCCGCACCGCCGAAGACGTCGCTGCCGGCAAGAAGATGCAGATCGAACGCGGCAAGGCCATCGGTTTCGAGTTCGACCTGGAGAAACGCACGCACTTTCACAACACCTTCGATGCCCATCGGTTGCTGATGTGGGCAGCGCAGGAAGGGCGGCAGATCGCGCTGAAAAAGATCCTTCTGCGCGCTTACTTCCGCGACGGCGACAACCCGAACGATCACCCGACACTGATCCGTCTGGCGACCGAAGCGGGGCTGGATGCAGCGAGGGCCCGCAAGGTGCTGGCCAACGACGAATTCGCCAGCGAAGTGCGGCAACTGCAGGCGTTCTACCGGCAGCACGGAATCAACTCGGTGCCCGCGCTGATCCTGAACGGCAAGCACTTGGTATCCGGCTCGCAATCGGTCGAGTACTACGAACAAATGCTGAAACAACTGGCTACCGCCTGA
- a CDS encoding 4-oxalocrotonate tautomerase family protein translates to MPFVSVRITRDGVTREQKAQVIAEITETLERVLNKRPDLTHIVIEEVDTDNWGYAGITTTEYRRQLAERGQS, encoded by the coding sequence ATGCCATTTGTCAGCGTACGCATCACCCGCGATGGTGTTACCCGTGAGCAGAAAGCTCAGGTGATCGCCGAAATCACTGAAACCCTGGAACGCGTCCTCAACAAGCGCCCGGACCTGACCCACATCGTGATCGAAGAAGTCGACACCGATAACTGGGGCTACGCCGGCATCACCACTACCGAGTACCGCCGACAACTGGCGGAACGGGGCCAGTCATGA
- a CDS encoding LysR family transcriptional regulator has protein sequence MDSRTLRNLMRIVQTGSLSAAAEHSCLTVQALAAQLNKVEEQFGFRLFRRSNKGLTLTPQGTELTPYMDRVLIATRQMEEKVEALKVPGQRTLKVALNTTLDPDFNRRLIGRLIEVFPDYQMEFSYAESMENLSKLKNEDFDLAVLIGPQRPGLPSIVLPEVQVQVVGAHCGQENDPLTLLGNKFQVRPAEDCPYSHSFLRFLDAGLGNHENSQRTIYSCSETLTLSLITQMDAVGMVSREAAQKNGLTIFPGFEDFLEVRLAVNNPDLSGQALNDVVDLPLHERAERNVRSRPNRHTEKEVFAEIRT, from the coding sequence ATGGATAGCAGAACCTTACGCAACCTCATGCGCATCGTGCAGACCGGCTCGTTGTCGGCCGCAGCCGAGCATTCGTGCCTGACTGTGCAGGCCCTGGCCGCGCAGTTGAACAAGGTCGAAGAGCAGTTCGGTTTCCGCTTGTTTCGCCGTTCCAACAAGGGGCTGACGCTGACGCCGCAAGGTACTGAGCTGACGCCCTATATGGACAGAGTGCTGATTGCCACGCGGCAGATGGAAGAGAAAGTCGAGGCGCTGAAGGTGCCGGGACAGCGCACGTTGAAAGTGGCGTTGAACACCACGCTGGACCCGGATTTCAACCGACGATTGATCGGACGCCTGATCGAGGTGTTTCCCGACTACCAGATGGAATTCAGTTACGCCGAGTCGATGGAAAATCTCAGCAAGCTGAAGAATGAAGACTTCGACCTTGCGGTGCTGATCGGCCCGCAGCGTCCGGGTTTGCCGAGCATTGTCCTGCCTGAAGTGCAGGTGCAGGTGGTCGGCGCTCATTGTGGTCAGGAAAACGATCCGCTGACGTTGCTCGGCAACAAGTTCCAGGTGCGTCCGGCAGAAGATTGTCCGTATTCCCACAGCTTTTTGCGTTTTCTCGACGCCGGGCTGGGCAATCACGAGAACAGTCAGCGGACGATCTATTCCTGCAGCGAAACGCTGACCCTGTCGCTCATCACGCAGATGGACGCCGTCGGCATGGTCTCTCGCGAGGCCGCGCAGAAGAACGGCCTGACGATTTTCCCCGGGTTCGAGGATTTCCTTGAGGTGCGCCTGGCGGTGAATAACCCGGACCTGTCCGGACAGGCGTTGAACGATGTGGTCGATCTGCCGCTACATGAACGAGCCGAGCGCAATGTACGCAGCCGTCCCAACCGCCACACTGAGAAAGAGGTTTTTGCTGAAATACGCACATAA
- a CDS encoding AzlD domain-containing protein has translation MPDQTFLILVVALMMAVTFLPRALPLQVNTEHWPPFVARALEYLPVAIVAAISLTPLLIKDQHIQLDRPEFYAAIPTLLCAYFSKNLFLSVAVGTAAYIALGSFM, from the coding sequence ATGCCTGACCAAACGTTCCTGATTCTGGTGGTCGCGCTGATGATGGCCGTGACCTTCCTGCCACGGGCCTTGCCTTTGCAGGTCAATACCGAGCACTGGCCGCCCTTCGTCGCCCGGGCGCTGGAGTACCTGCCGGTGGCGATCGTCGCTGCGATCAGCCTGACACCCTTGTTGATCAAGGATCAGCACATACAGCTCGATCGCCCGGAATTCTATGCAGCGATTCCGACGCTGTTATGTGCGTATTTCAGCAAAAACCTCTTTCTCAGTGTGGCGGTTGGGACGGCTGCGTACATTGCGCTCGGCTCGTTCATGTAG
- a CDS encoding AzlC family ABC transporter permease, which yields MNETSGSAPLMVDRQPSRTFAEASPVVAGYFTVSFVFGLMAVNAGLPLWLPVAMCLFVYAGASQFAALALISSGASLTTIVLTTFLINARHMLMSVYMAKALRALGLSRMERWCYAGGLTDESFAFHSVKLGTGAPVNIRYLIGFNLFCHTSWVIGGLLGALCAQYASHLIKYQLDYALTAMMLYVLVSLCNTRNKLIAALAAVICMGALSLVGSSPFNVFIATFVGCGVGVCLTKRS from the coding sequence ATGAATGAAACATCCGGCAGTGCGCCGCTGATGGTCGACCGTCAGCCGTCGCGCACCTTTGCCGAAGCCAGCCCGGTGGTGGCCGGTTATTTCACCGTGTCGTTCGTGTTCGGGCTGATGGCGGTCAATGCCGGGCTGCCGCTGTGGCTGCCGGTGGCAATGTGTCTGTTCGTGTATGCCGGGGCTTCGCAGTTCGCGGCGCTGGCGCTGATCAGCAGCGGTGCGTCGCTGACCACCATCGTGCTGACCACTTTTCTGATCAATGCGCGTCACATGCTGATGTCGGTCTACATGGCGAAGGCCCTGCGGGCTCTGGGCCTGAGCCGCATGGAGCGCTGGTGCTACGCCGGCGGCCTGACCGATGAATCGTTCGCCTTCCACAGCGTCAAACTCGGCACCGGGGCGCCGGTGAACATCCGTTATCTGATCGGCTTCAACCTGTTCTGCCACACCTCTTGGGTGATCGGCGGATTGCTCGGCGCCCTGTGCGCGCAGTACGCGTCGCACCTGATCAAATATCAGCTCGACTATGCGCTGACCGCGATGATGCTCTACGTGCTGGTTTCGCTGTGCAACACCCGCAACAAACTCATCGCCGCCCTCGCTGCAGTGATCTGCATGGGCGCACTGAGCCTGGTCGGCAGCTCGCCATTCAACGTTTTCATCGCCACGTTTGTGGGCTGCGGAGTGGGTGTATGCCTGACCAAACGTTCCTGA
- a CDS encoding GNAT family N-acetyltransferase: MERFFRQFDEVSFCEWQDAKCLRGVLIQKTTTAYLAFDVEGEIVGAVLGGMLGSRGTINHLAVSARYRSQGVGQRLVEAASADMKRVGVLRMFLFVDDANLAGKRFWTAQGFCEPHGERTFERDL, from the coding sequence ATGGAGCGTTTCTTCCGCCAGTTCGACGAAGTGTCGTTCTGCGAATGGCAGGACGCCAAATGCCTGCGCGGCGTGTTGATCCAGAAAACCACCACGGCATACCTGGCCTTCGATGTCGAAGGCGAGATCGTCGGTGCGGTGCTGGGCGGCATGCTGGGCAGTCGCGGCACGATCAACCACCTGGCGGTCAGCGCGCGCTATCGCAGCCAAGGCGTCGGCCAGCGGCTGGTGGAAGCGGCGTCGGCCGACATGAAACGAGTCGGTGTGCTGCGGATGTTTCTGTTCGTCGACGATGCTAACCTCGCGGGCAAGCGTTTCTGGACTGCCCAGGGTTTTTGCGAACCTCACGGCGAGCGGACATTTGAGAGGGATCTATGA
- a CDS encoding 2OG-Fe dioxygenase family protein, which yields MIVLTREVGESLRRDKYANVQGADFNLYGHFADFVRLTKSWENMEPDSYYGQAEAGMRYRRYSDFEYNPKTRELKQLEHRAYVQSKENNAYVGGVVRHFQDFSDEVISSPVMRSLIDTDFEVYKSVLPEELHDEIWQCQIHQIRIEIKPGKQLEITPEGIHCDGYPFSGVHFWGRNNVEGAESRLYDIHEQQLASTTYLEILDTTYFLDRDMRHYVTPARNTHSHAMAYRQILAISFSRPGTAFDIVR from the coding sequence ATGATCGTTTTAACCAGAGAAGTGGGCGAATCGCTACGGCGCGACAAGTACGCCAATGTGCAGGGTGCTGACTTCAATCTCTACGGTCATTTCGCCGACTTCGTCAGACTGACCAAAAGTTGGGAAAACATGGAGCCTGACAGTTACTACGGTCAGGCCGAAGCCGGCATGCGTTACCGTCGTTACAGCGACTTTGAGTACAACCCCAAGACACGCGAACTGAAGCAACTGGAACATCGCGCGTACGTGCAGTCCAAGGAAAACAATGCTTACGTGGGCGGCGTTGTGCGGCACTTCCAGGATTTCTCCGATGAAGTGATCAGTTCGCCGGTGATGCGCAGCCTGATCGACACCGATTTTGAAGTGTACAAAAGCGTGTTGCCGGAAGAGCTGCACGATGAAATCTGGCAGTGCCAGATCCATCAGATCCGCATCGAGATCAAGCCCGGCAAACAACTGGAAATAACCCCGGAAGGGATTCACTGCGACGGTTACCCGTTCAGCGGCGTGCACTTCTGGGGCCGCAACAATGTCGAGGGCGCCGAAAGCCGTCTGTACGACATTCACGAGCAGCAACTGGCGTCGACCACTTACCTGGAAATCCTCGACACCACTTACTTCCTCGACCGCGACATGCGCCACTACGTGACACCGGCACGCAACACTCACTCCCATGCCATGGCGTACCGGCAGATTCTGGCGATTTCTTTCTCGCGGCCCGGGACCGCTTTCGACATTGTTCGCTAA
- a CDS encoding OprD family porin, which produces MLNKRISLIALGMLSATQAMANDQAESKGFVEDSSLKVLLRNAYINRDYKDGNKDKSEWGQAAIGTFSSGFTQGTVGVGVDAFGLYALNLERSEDRSGAQGIDFFKKGDSGHPANDLSKGGAAVKFRLSNTTLTYGDQMPALPVLNYDNSRLLPESYTGTLITSKEIKGLQLDAGRFTAESRKSAEGRDSGGLKSINVLGGSYQFTEQFKAALYASDVEDVLKKQYVNANYVFPIDKDQSLTLDFNGYRTKLDNSYVRENGVTGDDNKIWSLAATFATGPHSFTVAHQRSTGDSNLGYAYGGYQKGQGRVGDGGNTIYLANSYWSDFNAEDERSWQLGYGLDFGAFGVPGLSYNFAYVRGDNITTSTSEGGTEREIFNQFKYVVQSGPAKDLSVKLRSSILRVSQKSSEYNVSGNELRVFVDYPINIF; this is translated from the coding sequence ATGTTGAACAAGCGGATCAGTCTGATCGCATTGGGGATGTTGAGCGCCACTCAGGCCATGGCTAACGACCAGGCCGAGTCCAAGGGTTTTGTTGAAGACAGCAGCCTCAAAGTGCTGCTGCGCAATGCCTATATCAATCGTGACTACAAAGACGGCAACAAGGACAAATCCGAGTGGGGCCAGGCGGCCATCGGTACGTTCTCGTCCGGTTTCACCCAGGGCACCGTCGGTGTCGGTGTGGACGCATTCGGTCTGTACGCCCTGAACCTGGAGCGCAGCGAAGACCGTAGCGGCGCCCAAGGTATCGACTTCTTCAAGAAGGGCGACAGTGGCCACCCGGCCAATGACCTGTCCAAGGGCGGCGCAGCGGTGAAATTCCGCTTGTCCAACACCACCCTGACTTACGGTGACCAGATGCCGGCCCTGCCGGTGCTGAACTACGACAACTCGCGTCTGCTGCCGGAAAGCTACACCGGCACCTTGATCACTTCCAAAGAGATCAAAGGTCTGCAACTGGATGCCGGTCGTTTCACCGCCGAATCGCGTAAAAGCGCTGAAGGCCGTGACAGCGGTGGTCTGAAGTCGATCAACGTGTTGGGCGGTAGCTACCAGTTCACCGAACAGTTCAAGGCTGCGCTGTACGCTTCCGACGTCGAAGACGTGCTGAAGAAGCAATACGTGAACGCCAACTACGTGTTCCCGATCGACAAGGATCAGTCGCTGACCCTGGACTTCAACGGTTACCGCACCAAGCTGGACAACTCCTATGTCCGCGAAAACGGTGTGACCGGCGACGACAACAAGATCTGGAGCCTGGCAGCGACCTTCGCTACCGGTCCGCACTCGTTCACCGTGGCGCACCAGCGCTCCACCGGCGACAGCAACCTGGGTTACGCCTACGGCGGCTACCAGAAAGGTCAAGGTCGCGTGGGTGACGGTGGCAACACCATCTACCTGGCCAACTCCTACTGGTCGGACTTCAACGCTGAAGACGAGCGCAGCTGGCAGTTGGGCTACGGCCTGGACTTCGGCGCATTCGGCGTACCGGGTCTGAGCTACAACTTCGCGTACGTACGTGGCGACAACATCACCACGTCCACCAGCGAAGGCGGCACCGAGCGCGAAATCTTCAACCAGTTCAAGTACGTCGTGCAAAGTGGCCCGGCCAAAGACCTGAGCGTGAAACTGCGTAGCTCGATCCTGCGTGTTTCGCAGAAATCCAGCGAATACAACGTCAGCGGCAACGAGCTGCGTGTGTTCGTGGATTACCCGATCAACATCTTCTGA
- a CDS encoding DsbA family protein: protein MTLHYIYDPLCGWCYGAKPLVQAAQQVLPVIAHAGGMMTGANRQSVSPQLRNYVMPHDRRIAEYTGQPFGEAYFEGLLRDHSAVFDSAPPIAAVMAAESIDGRGLELLGRLQTAHYVEGRRIADEPVLVECAVEMGYEADTFLKTLQATNTDQHIKNSRALLAKLGGQGFPTFALEQDGQFTLIDIGPWLGKPQAFAQWLSESIPSAPAAQTLPVCGLDGCA from the coding sequence ATGACGCTTCACTACATCTACGACCCTTTGTGCGGCTGGTGCTACGGCGCCAAACCGCTGGTACAAGCCGCACAACAAGTGCTGCCGGTGATCGCCCACGCCGGCGGCATGATGACCGGTGCCAACCGTCAGAGCGTTTCACCGCAATTGCGCAATTACGTGATGCCTCACGACCGTCGCATTGCCGAATACACCGGACAGCCGTTCGGCGAGGCCTATTTCGAAGGTCTGTTGCGTGATCACTCGGCGGTTTTTGATTCCGCGCCGCCAATTGCCGCTGTCATGGCAGCAGAAAGCATCGATGGGCGTGGCCTGGAACTGCTTGGCCGTTTGCAAACCGCGCACTATGTAGAAGGCCGGCGGATTGCCGATGAACCCGTGCTCGTGGAGTGCGCGGTAGAGATGGGCTACGAGGCGGACACGTTCCTCAAAACCCTGCAAGCGACCAACACCGATCAACACATAAAGAACAGCCGCGCACTGCTGGCGAAACTCGGTGGCCAGGGCTTTCCGACCTTTGCGCTGGAACAGGACGGCCAGTTCACCCTGATCGATATCGGCCCATGGCTCGGCAAACCGCAGGCCTTTGCACAATGGTTGAGTGAGTCCATTCCGTCGGCACCAGCGGCGCAAACCTTGCCGGTCTGCGGCCTCGATGGTTGCGCGTGA
- a CDS encoding TonB-dependent siderophore receptor, producing MPAPFRLTPVTLGLSAFLSSGFAYSATELPATSISAESQVDDPRVKVSNTATRTSTPVRYVPQAIDSIKTANVADYGINDIEDALSGIPNVSSGGDTRFDSLRIRGFDASNDFYLDGIRDDSQYKRDLHNIERVEVLKGPAAVLYGRGSQGGIVNRVSKAPEFGRRSTIEAQGGSEDLRSLYADLSADPSDNISLRLNMGNMDENSFRDGVSGNRKLFAPSMSWQLTPDLNWLVQYEYSRYNRSPDRGIPGVNGRPADVGRDTTYGNDHDFIDDKSQSLRSKLSYEINDNWQLRHTLGVFKLDSDFDNTYLTGYTPTTKKVTRQHWQQDLTTRNVFNNVELEGGFDTFGLEHRLLTGIETGSQRRDPTLYNAATSGRGSSPVPSLDLYNPNRDLRHTGRMQVSSSSHTEVESRAIYVQDQLRLNDEWQLLAGLRYDTFDIESTNKLRNISEDRDSHSTSPRFGVVWTPLQNHSFYASWTKTFSPVGGGLIGITPGAPGNSNDLSPELTKQKEIGVKSDWLDDRLSTTLAIYELELYNRRTTDPVDPTLTVMSGLQRSRGIELTGTGKIVGNWYVRGGVGVQDATIEKDNNGLEGKRVNNVAKHNGSLFLTWKPEMGWYGETGLTLVGQRYADNANTTVLPGYGRWDALVGYRHKDWDLRAALNNITDREYYSSATSAFQIQPGAPRSLVMTGTYSF from the coding sequence ATGCCAGCCCCGTTCCGTCTCACGCCCGTCACGCTTGGACTTTCTGCCTTTTTGTCCTCCGGTTTCGCTTACTCCGCGACCGAGCTTCCCGCCACTTCGATAAGCGCCGAATCGCAAGTCGACGACCCACGCGTGAAGGTCAGCAACACCGCGACTCGTACGTCCACCCCGGTGCGCTACGTGCCGCAGGCGATCGATTCGATCAAGACCGCCAACGTCGCGGATTACGGCATCAATGACATTGAAGATGCCCTGAGCGGGATCCCCAACGTCAGCAGCGGTGGCGACACGCGCTTCGACAGCCTGCGCATCCGTGGTTTCGACGCCAGCAACGACTTCTACTTGGACGGCATCCGCGACGACAGCCAGTACAAGCGCGACCTGCATAACATCGAACGCGTTGAAGTGCTCAAGGGCCCCGCCGCCGTGCTGTACGGCCGTGGCAGCCAGGGCGGGATCGTCAACCGCGTCAGCAAGGCACCCGAATTCGGCCGCCGCTCGACCATCGAGGCCCAAGGCGGAAGCGAAGATCTGCGCAGCCTCTACGCCGACCTCAGCGCCGACCCGAGCGATAACATCAGCCTGCGCCTGAATATGGGCAACATGGACGAGAACAGTTTTCGTGACGGTGTCAGTGGCAACCGTAAACTGTTCGCGCCGTCGATGAGCTGGCAGCTCACGCCTGACCTGAACTGGCTGGTGCAATACGAATACAGCCGCTACAACCGCTCGCCGGATCGCGGCATTCCCGGAGTCAACGGACGTCCGGCGGATGTCGGCCGGGACACGACCTACGGCAACGATCACGACTTTATCGATGACAAGTCGCAGTCCCTGCGTTCGAAGCTGAGCTATGAAATCAACGACAACTGGCAACTGCGCCACACGCTCGGTGTGTTCAAGCTCGACAGCGATTTCGATAACACCTATCTCACTGGCTACACCCCGACCACCAAGAAGGTCACCCGCCAGCACTGGCAACAGGACCTGACCACCCGCAACGTGTTCAACAATGTCGAACTGGAAGGTGGATTCGATACTTTCGGCCTCGAACATCGCCTGCTGACCGGGATCGAAACCGGCAGCCAGCGCCGCGACCCGACGCTGTACAACGCCGCTACTTCCGGTCGCGGCAGCTCTCCGGTGCCGTCGCTGGATCTGTACAACCCCAACCGCGACCTTCGCCACACCGGGCGCATGCAGGTGTCGAGCAGCAGCCACACCGAAGTCGAAAGCCGCGCGATCTACGTTCAGGATCAACTGCGCCTTAACGATGAATGGCAACTGCTGGCCGGTCTGCGCTACGACACTTTCGATATCGAGTCGACCAACAAACTGCGCAACATCTCCGAGGACCGTGACAGCCACAGCACCAGCCCACGTTTCGGCGTGGTCTGGACGCCGCTGCAGAATCACTCGTTCTACGCTTCGTGGACCAAGACGTTTTCGCCGGTCGGTGGCGGTTTGATCGGCATCACGCCGGGTGCGCCGGGCAACAGCAATGACCTGAGTCCGGAGCTGACCAAACAGAAGGAAATCGGCGTCAAGAGCGACTGGCTCGACGATCGTCTGAGCACCACCCTGGCGATCTACGAGCTGGAACTCTACAACCGCCGCACCACCGACCCGGTCGATCCGACCCTGACCGTGATGAGTGGCTTGCAACGTTCACGCGGAATCGAACTGACCGGAACCGGCAAGATCGTCGGCAACTGGTACGTGCGCGGTGGCGTCGGTGTGCAGGACGCGACCATCGAGAAGGACAACAACGGCCTGGAAGGCAAACGCGTCAACAACGTCGCCAAGCACAACGGCAGCCTGTTCCTGACCTGGAAACCGGAGATGGGCTGGTACGGCGAAACCGGCCTGACCCTGGTCGGCCAGCGTTACGCCGACAACGCCAACACCACCGTGTTGCCGGGCTACGGTCGCTGGGACGCCCTGGTCGGCTACCGTCACAAGGACTGGGATCTGCGCGCAGCTTTGAACAACATCACCGACCGCGAGTACTACTCCTCGGCCACCAGCGCCTTCCAGATCCAGCCAGGCGCCCCCCGCAGCCTGGTCATGACCGGTACTTACAGCTTCTGA
- the aguA gene encoding agmatine deiminase: MTTLKSTPRADGFHMPAEWAPQTQTWMIWPERPDNWRLGGKPAQAAHAAVAKAIARFEPVTVAVSAGQYENARARLDVPNIRVVEMSSDDAWVRDSGPTFVINNSGEVRGVNWDFNAWGGFDGGLYSPWNRDSQVGGKILEIERSPRYRTEGFVLEGGSIHVDGEGTLITTEECLLNRNRNPHLGREEIEAVLSENLSVDKIIWLPDGLFNDETDGHVDNFCCYVRPGEVLLAWTDDPQDPNYSRCQAAMKVLESSTDAKGRPFTVHKMPIPGPLFATEEECAGVDPVDGTQERNPSVRLAGSYVNFLIVNGGIIAPSFDDPMDAPAREILQNLFPQHEVVMVPGRELLLGGGNIHCLTQQQPAPHKE, encoded by the coding sequence ATGACCACCTTGAAAAGTACCCCACGCGCCGATGGCTTCCACATGCCGGCCGAATGGGCGCCGCAAACCCAGACCTGGATGATCTGGCCCGAGCGTCCGGACAACTGGCGTCTAGGCGGCAAGCCGGCGCAGGCCGCTCACGCTGCCGTGGCCAAGGCCATCGCGCGTTTCGAACCGGTGACCGTGGCGGTGTCCGCCGGCCAGTATGAAAACGCTCGCGCTCGCCTCGACGTGCCGAATATTCGTGTGGTCGAGATGTCCAGTGATGACGCCTGGGTCCGCGACAGCGGCCCTACCTTTGTGATCAACAACAGCGGCGAAGTGCGCGGTGTGAACTGGGACTTCAACGCCTGGGGCGGCTTTGACGGCGGTCTGTATTCGCCGTGGAACCGTGATTCCCAGGTCGGCGGCAAGATCCTCGAGATCGAGCGCAGCCCGCGCTATCGCACTGAAGGTTTTGTGCTTGAAGGCGGCTCGATTCACGTCGACGGCGAGGGCACGCTGATCACCACCGAAGAATGCCTGCTCAACCGCAATCGCAACCCGCACCTGGGCCGCGAGGAAATCGAAGCGGTGCTCAGCGAAAACCTGTCGGTGGACAAAATCATCTGGCTGCCGGATGGCCTGTTCAACGACGAAACCGACGGCCATGTGGATAACTTCTGCTGCTACGTGCGTCCGGGCGAAGTGCTGCTGGCGTGGACCGATGATCCACAGGATCCGAACTACTCGCGCTGCCAGGCCGCGATGAAAGTGCTGGAAAGCAGCACCGACGCCAAGGGCCGCCCGTTCACGGTGCACAAGATGCCGATTCCGGGGCCGCTGTTTGCCACCGAGGAAGAGTGCGCGGGCGTGGATCCGGTGGACGGAACTCAGGAGCGCAACCCGAGCGTGCGTCTGGCAGGTTCCTACGTGAACTTCCTGATCGTCAACGGCGGCATCATTGCGCCGAGCTTCGACGACCCGATGGACGCCCCGGCCCGTGAGATTCTGCAGAACCTGTTCCCGCAACACGAAGTGGTGATGGTACCGGGTCGCGAACTGTTACTGGGCGGCGGCAACATTCACTGCCTTACCCAACAGCAACCCGCGCCGCACAAAGAGTGA